A window of Oceanotoga teriensis contains these coding sequences:
- a CDS encoding MATE family efflux transporter: MSKDLTKGSIFKNIFLMAIPTMIGFSAQMIYDLVDLYWIGKISSQAIAGITIFTTIFWVVESLNEIIGSSSISLISQAFGRKDIKSTNIAIEQTITFKFLMALIAAIILSIFLKPIMYLFTDIETVNMGLEYGYIRLFFLPIMFSSYSVNTALRCIGDPKTPMFIMIFVSILNIFLDPIFMFDKTPFLSIPGFNLGVFGAAVATIISQSIAFFIGFYFLFSGKRGIKPSLKGLLKLNKNVDISLMTIGLPNGFEIFLRNLSNTFILGFISVFGNNALAANGIAGRIFGFAFMPLVGLSMGSSTIIGQSLGANDVKRAEDSSKMAAFLSISFMMIFTIIILFFSQNILSLFTDNIEVIKFGSDFLIFGSIGLIFLGYGFGLATAFSGSGYNIPFFISSMISRWGVQLPFLIVFIKILNFDINWVWASFLFADLAETIVSVSFYNKGKWKLKRVK; this comes from the coding sequence ATGTCAAAAGATTTAACTAAGGGGAGTATTTTTAAAAATATCTTTTTAATGGCTATTCCAACTATGATAGGATTCAGTGCTCAAATGATATATGACCTTGTTGATTTATATTGGATAGGAAAAATATCATCTCAAGCTATCGCAGGAATAACTATATTTACAACGATTTTTTGGGTTGTTGAGTCTTTAAATGAAATAATAGGTTCTTCTTCAATTTCTTTAATTTCTCAAGCTTTTGGAAGAAAAGATATAAAATCAACTAATATAGCAATAGAGCAAACTATAACTTTTAAATTCTTGATGGCTTTAATCGCTGCTATTATTCTATCCATTTTTTTAAAACCTATAATGTATCTTTTTACAGATATAGAAACGGTTAACATGGGACTTGAATATGGATATATAAGACTTTTCTTTTTACCTATTATGTTTTCTTCTTATTCTGTTAACACTGCTTTAAGATGTATAGGTGATCCAAAAACTCCAATGTTTATAATGATATTTGTCAGTATTTTAAATATTTTTTTAGATCCAATTTTCATGTTTGATAAGACTCCATTTTTATCTATTCCTGGTTTTAATTTGGGCGTTTTCGGTGCTGCCGTTGCAACTATAATTTCTCAGAGTATTGCATTTTTTATAGGTTTTTATTTTTTATTTTCTGGTAAAAGAGGTATAAAACCGTCTTTAAAAGGTCTTTTAAAATTGAATAAGAATGTGGATATTTCTTTGATGACAATAGGTCTACCTAATGGTTTTGAAATATTTCTAAGAAATTTATCTAATACTTTTATTTTAGGTTTTATCTCAGTATTTGGAAATAATGCACTTGCCGCAAATGGAATAGCTGGTAGAATTTTCGGATTTGCATTTATGCCTTTAGTAGGTCTCTCTATGGGAAGTTCAACCATTATAGGTCAATCACTTGGAGCTAATGATGTTAAAAGAGCTGAAGATTCTTCAAAGATGGCAGCTTTTCTTTCTATATCTTTTATGATGATTTTCACAATAATTATTTTATTTTTTTCACAAAATATATTATCTCTTTTTACAGATAATATTGAAGTTATTAAGTTTGGTTCTGATTTTTTAATTTTTGGGTCTATTGGCCTAATATTTTTGGGTTATGGTTTTGGACTGGCAACTGCTTTTTCAGGTTCTGGTTATAATATTCCATTTTTTATTTCCAGTATGATTTCAAGATGGGGAGTTCAATTACCTTTTTTAATTGTATTTATAAAAATTTTAAATTTTGATATAAATTGGGTATGGGCTTCATTTTTATTTGCTGATCTTGCGGAAACAATTGTAAGTGTTTCATTTTATAATAAAGGAAAATGGAAATTAAAAAGAGTTAAGTAA
- a CDS encoding MarR family winged helix-turn-helix transcriptional regulator, producing the protein MKENSVQMEKIMREINFKIKIEGRKVLKQLELSTAQFDVLQILYFKGDKKLSDISKSLGVTKSTTTGLIKRLEALNLIEKIQSSKDKRIYNVKITTKGKKIIDEVIIRRISLMEKVIEKMGKDETFIEKLIKLKNTLNEVVEGDEL; encoded by the coding sequence TTGAAAGAAAATTCTGTGCAAATGGAAAAAATTATGAGAGAAATAAACTTTAAAATAAAAATAGAAGGAAGAAAAGTATTAAAACAATTAGAACTATCAACAGCACAATTTGATGTTCTTCAAATACTTTATTTTAAGGGAGATAAAAAATTAAGTGATATAAGTAAAAGTTTAGGAGTTACAAAATCAACAACAACTGGATTAATAAAAAGACTTGAAGCGTTAAATCTCATAGAAAAAATACAATCATCAAAAGATAAAAGAATATATAATGTAAAAATAACAACAAAGGGGAAAAAAATAATAGATGAAGTTATAATACGCAGAATAAGTTTAATGGAAAAAGTGATAGAAAAAATGGGAAAAGATGAGACTTTTATAGAAAAATTGATAAAGCTAAAAAATACACTAAATGAGGTGGTTGAAGGTGATGAACTATAA
- the purM gene encoding phosphoribosylformylglycinamidine cyclo-ligase produces the protein MNYENSGVNINKANKMINGIKELIGSNIGLYAGIYPLYKHIEDYKKPCLISSSDGIGTKLLLLEKNKRWDIAAQDLVAMNANDLVCMGAKPLYFMDYYSTSKLNETEAMNFIKELNKILKSINCELLGGETAELPGMYKNETVDISGFITGIVEEDEILKKENVKENDIILALNSNGPHSNGFSLIRSLIDSKKLDIDEDLINPTRLYVNETLECKKYLKAAAHITGGGIVENLERIIPENLTANLKLNWEIPNIFKKIKNSGVELEEMFKVFNMGIGMIYILEEKNISKVQEILEKYKISNFIIGKMEKYMNKKVFLEI, from the coding sequence ATGAATTATGAAAATAGTGGTGTTAACATAAATAAAGCAAATAAAATGATAAATGGAATAAAAGAACTAATAGGTTCAAATATAGGTCTTTATGCTGGAATATATCCATTGTATAAACATATAGAAGATTATAAAAAACCATGTCTTATATCATCTTCTGATGGAATAGGAACAAAATTATTATTACTTGAAAAAAATAAAAGATGGGATATTGCGGCTCAAGATCTTGTCGCAATGAATGCCAATGATTTAGTATGTATGGGTGCAAAACCCCTATACTTTATGGACTATTATTCAACATCTAAATTAAATGAAACAGAGGCAATGAATTTTATAAAAGAATTAAATAAAATATTAAAAAGTATAAATTGTGAACTCTTAGGTGGCGAAACAGCTGAATTGCCAGGAATGTATAAAAATGAAACAGTTGATATTTCAGGTTTCATAACTGGAATAGTAGAAGAAGATGAAATATTGAAAAAAGAAAATGTAAAAGAAAATGATATAATATTAGCTTTAAATTCAAATGGCCCACATTCAAATGGATTTTCTCTTATAAGAAGCTTAATAGATTCTAAAAAACTTGATATAGATGAAGACTTAATAAATCCAACCAGATTATATGTAAATGAAACTTTAGAATGTAAGAAATATTTAAAAGCCGCAGCTCATATTACTGGTGGAGGTATAGTAGAAAATCTTGAAAGAATAATACCAGAGAATCTAACTGCAAACTTAAAATTAAATTGGGAAATTCCAAATATATTCAAAAAAATAAAAAATTCTGGTGTTGAACTTGAAGAAATGTTTAAAGTATTTAATATGGGAATTGGAATGATATATATATTAGAAGAAAAAAATATTTCTAAAGTACAAGAAATATTGGAAAAATATAAAATATCTAATTTTATAATAGGAAAAATGGAAAAATATATGAATAAAAAAGTTTTTTTGGAGATTTAA
- the purQ gene encoding phosphoribosylformylglycinamidine synthase subunit PurQ → MKKLKAGVIVFPGSNCDKDAYFALEKSGFNAEYIWHDFEKTLDYDFLFIPGGFSYGDYLRAGALAKFSPVMKSVEKYIINERGLVMGICNGFQILSESGLLPGALAKNKHHKFICKNVELDVINKKSPFTSGISKEKIILPIAHMEGNYMDDYENINKLESKNLISFKYTDNPNGSMNNIAGIINEKGNVMGMMPHPERNTVKLLGNGDGAYIFLSIRRHLENGN, encoded by the coding sequence TTCAAATTGTGATAAAGATGCTTATTTTGCATTAGAAAAATCTGGATTTAATGCAGAATATATATGGCATGATTTCGAAAAAACTCTTGACTATGATTTTTTATTTATACCTGGTGGATTTAGTTATGGAGATTATTTAAGAGCTGGAGCACTTGCAAAGTTTTCACCTGTTATGAAATCTGTTGAAAAATACATAATTAATGAAAGAGGTTTAGTTATGGGGATTTGTAATGGATTTCAAATTTTATCTGAATCTGGATTACTTCCAGGAGCACTTGCAAAAAACAAACATCATAAATTTATATGTAAAAATGTAGAATTAGATGTTATAAACAAAAAATCACCATTTACTTCTGGAATTTCAAAAGAAAAAATAATATTACCTATTGCTCATATGGAAGGAAATTATATGGATGATTATGAAAATATAAATAAATTAGAATCAAAAAATCTGATATCTTTCAAATATACGGATAATCCAAATGGTTCTATGAATAATATAGCTGGAATAATAAATGAAAAAGGAAATGTTATGGGTATGATGCCACATCCTGAAAGAAATACAGTAAAACTATTAGGAAATGGTGATGGAGCATATATATTTCTCTCAATAAGGAGGCATTTAGAAAATGGAAATTAA
- the purN gene encoding phosphoribosylglycinamide formyltransferase, which translates to MKKIIILASGNGSNFESICKKIDKNVKIECLITNNPMAQVIQKAKKYQIKTHIIDSKSINKNEYKELLIKTLEKYSSIDLIVLAGYMKIIEKEIIEKYKNKIINIHPSLLPAFKGMNAIQKAYTYGVKYTGITIHYIDENIDEGTIIEQKVIKINYKENLEYLENKIHEIEHETYTKVIEKILKTM; encoded by the coding sequence ATGAAAAAAATAATAATACTTGCATCTGGTAATGGAAGTAATTTTGAAAGTATATGTAAAAAAATAGATAAAAATGTAAAAATAGAATGTCTTATAACAAATAATCCTATGGCTCAAGTTATACAAAAAGCAAAAAAATATCAAATAAAAACACATATAATAGACTCAAAAAGTATAAACAAAAATGAATATAAAGAACTATTAATAAAAACTTTAGAAAAATATTCAAGCATAGATTTAATAGTTTTAGCTGGATATATGAAAATTATAGAAAAAGAAATAATAGAAAAATATAAAAATAAAATAATAAATATTCATCCATCATTATTACCAGCTTTTAAAGGCATGAATGCAATACAAAAAGCTTATACTTATGGTGTGAAATATACAGGAATAACAATACATTATATAGATGAAAATATAGATGAAGGAACAATAATAGAACAAAAAGTGATAAAAATAAATTATAAAGAAAATTTAGAATATCTCGAAAATAAAATACATGAAATAGAGCATGAAACATATACAAAAGTAATAGAAAAAATATTAAAAACAATGTAA
- the purL gene encoding phosphoribosylformylglycinamidine synthase subunit PurL encodes MEIKTLALNLGLSVEEYKLIIEKLDREPTELETYLYSAQWSEHCGYKHSKEFLKNLPMNIENENAGYIKIDDYAVVFKVESHNHPSAVEPYQGAATGIGGIVRDVLAMGARPIALLDSLKFGNIEDAHSKNIFEGVVEGISGYGNSIGVPTVAGETYFDETYSTNPLVNVMCVGLAKEKELTYSKATNHNKKYIYVGAKTGRDGIHGASFASKELSGRDDRPSVQVGDPFSEKNLIEATLEILKIKGVLACQDMGAAGLLSSISEMSFKGDLGCELYIDKIPLREKNMKPWEIMLSESQERMLFLIDEGCEKSIKKVVSKYMLDYSEVGKTIYEKRMKIYKNEEIICDTPLEPLVNAPSLKKVSETPSYFYVHRARKYPKIEKHPKYILKEILKHPNIANKNWIYQQYDYKVGNNTIVEPGEADSSILWIKDTNRGFAVTIDSNPLYTYLNPYEGSRNIVYEAARNIISTGAIPQGVTDNLNFGDPEESTVNWQFEQSVKGISNACRELETPITGGNVSFYNESKNKIIYPTPVIGMVGTIKNVNNIKNKSFKNIGDIVYIVGKTEICSDFIGGSIYLKILQDFIGGEIDKVKTLYELGLQKTILNLINKNLVNAVHDISKGGIAVAVLESSFSGLKGFKGFVGETNEQIFGENQSRFIVSVPAEKNIIFEKEMFNNKMDYLKLGIVTPKEYGIDLGFGKMSFEELYSIFNNSVRKHMEE; translated from the coding sequence ATGGAAATTAAAACTTTAGCCTTAAATCTTGGATTATCTGTAGAAGAATATAAATTAATAATTGAAAAATTAGATAGAGAGCCTACTGAACTTGAAACCTATTTATATTCAGCACAATGGTCAGAACATTGTGGTTATAAACATTCAAAAGAATTTTTAAAAAATCTTCCAATGAATATAGAAAATGAAAATGCTGGGTATATAAAGATTGATGATTATGCAGTAGTTTTTAAAGTCGAAAGTCATAATCATCCAAGTGCTGTAGAACCCTATCAAGGAGCAGCAACTGGAATAGGTGGAATAGTTAGAGATGTTCTTGCGATGGGAGCAAGGCCAATTGCGCTTTTAGATTCATTAAAATTTGGAAATATTGAAGATGCACATTCGAAAAATATTTTTGAAGGTGTTGTAGAAGGGATCAGTGGGTATGGAAACTCAATAGGAGTACCAACCGTAGCTGGTGAAACATATTTTGATGAAACTTATTCTACCAATCCACTTGTAAATGTTATGTGTGTTGGTTTAGCAAAAGAAAAAGAATTAACTTATTCTAAGGCAACTAATCATAACAAAAAGTATATATATGTTGGTGCTAAAACGGGAAGAGATGGAATTCATGGAGCTTCATTTGCTTCGAAAGAATTATCTGGAAGAGATGATAGACCATCTGTACAAGTTGGAGATCCTTTTTCAGAAAAAAATTTAATAGAAGCTACTCTTGAAATACTAAAAATAAAAGGTGTTTTAGCTTGTCAAGATATGGGAGCTGCTGGATTATTAAGTTCAATATCAGAAATGTCTTTTAAAGGAGATCTTGGCTGTGAATTATATATAGATAAAATTCCTTTAAGAGAAAAAAATATGAAACCTTGGGAAATAATGCTTTCAGAATCACAAGAAAGAATGTTATTTTTGATAGATGAAGGTTGTGAAAAATCTATAAAAAAAGTTGTTTCAAAATATATGCTTGATTATTCAGAAGTTGGTAAAACTATATATGAAAAAAGAATGAAAATTTATAAAAATGAAGAAATAATATGTGATACACCTTTAGAACCACTTGTAAACGCACCTTCTTTAAAAAAAGTAAGTGAAACACCTTCTTATTTTTATGTTCATAGAGCAAGAAAATATCCTAAAATAGAAAAACATCCTAAGTATATATTAAAAGAAATTTTAAAACATCCAAATATAGCTAACAAAAATTGGATATATCAACAATACGACTATAAAGTAGGAAATAACACTATAGTAGAACCTGGAGAAGCTGATTCATCAATATTATGGATAAAAGATACTAATAGAGGATTTGCAGTTACAATAGATTCTAATCCCTTATATACATATTTAAATCCATATGAAGGTTCAAGAAATATAGTGTATGAAGCTGCAAGAAATATAATAAGTACTGGAGCTATTCCTCAAGGAGTTACGGATAATCTTAATTTTGGTGACCCTGAAGAATCTACAGTTAATTGGCAATTTGAACAATCTGTAAAAGGTATATCAAATGCCTGTAGGGAGTTAGAAACACCAATAACTGGTGGAAATGTATCATTTTATAATGAATCAAAAAATAAAATAATATATCCAACTCCTGTTATAGGAATGGTTGGAACTATAAAAAATGTAAACAATATAAAGAATAAATCATTTAAAAATATTGGAGACATAGTATATATAGTCGGTAAAACAGAGATATGTAGTGATTTTATAGGTGGAAGTATATATTTGAAAATACTTCAAGACTTTATAGGTGGAGAAATAGACAAAGTAAAGACTCTTTATGAACTTGGTCTTCAAAAAACGATATTAAATTTAATAAATAAAAATTTAGTAAACGCTGTTCATGATATTTCTAAAGGTGGAATTGCTGTGGCAGTTTTAGAATCTTCTTTCTCAGGATTAAAAGGGTTTAAAGGCTTTGTTGGAGAAACAAATGAACAAATTTTTGGAGAAAATCAATCTAGATTTATAGTTAGTGTACCGGCAGAAAAAAATATAATATTTGAAAAAGAAATGTTCAATAATAAAATGGATTACTTAAAATTGGGAATAGTAACCCCTAAAGAATATGGAATTGATTTAGGATTTGGAAAAATGTCCTTTGAAGAATTGTATTCAATATTCAATAATTCTGTAAGAAAACATATGGAGGAGTAA
- the purF gene encoding amidophosphoribosyltransferase, with the protein MIGEECGIFGTFLKNPEEINAPSYVLEGLVALQHRGQESCGVSYVQDNKILVKKEFGTVLEGFNDKEKIQKMKSYISIGHVRYSTKGGNIINNAQPYKVDYKDSSFSIAHNGQIENAKEIKKELEKDGHIFLTDSDSEVILHILIKKLKKEPEKWNIEEISNILQENLKPSYSLLMMMKNRLIAIRDPQGYRPLSIYEDEKGYYISSEDCGYKFLNANYKKVRDIMPGETIEITSNKIQKYTIKQNKKTNFCFFEHVYFSRPDSNVFGINVHQMRKRLGEECALQNPVDADIVIPVMDSGLSAAIGYSKMSGIPLDMGLMRNRYIGRTFINPVQKDREIGVIRKLTPILEIVKNKRVILVDDSLVRGTTMKKIVKILREAKAEEVHVRISSPKVINVCNWGVDIPDTQQLIAANNDLENIRKIIQADSIGYVSIEGIKKILNNNFNNYCLKCFQR; encoded by the coding sequence ATGATAGGAGAGGAATGTGGAATATTTGGAACATTTTTAAAAAATCCAGAAGAGATAAATGCTCCATCATATGTATTAGAAGGACTCGTTGCACTTCAACATAGAGGACAAGAATCATGTGGTGTTTCATATGTGCAAGATAATAAAATTCTTGTAAAAAAAGAGTTTGGTACTGTTTTAGAAGGTTTTAATGATAAAGAAAAAATCCAAAAAATGAAATCTTATATATCGATAGGCCATGTTAGATATTCTACAAAAGGTGGAAATATAATAAATAATGCTCAACCTTATAAAGTAGATTATAAAGATTCATCATTTTCTATAGCTCATAATGGACAAATAGAAAATGCAAAAGAAATAAAAAAAGAATTGGAAAAAGATGGACATATATTTTTAACAGATTCAGATTCTGAAGTAATACTTCATATTCTTATAAAAAAATTAAAAAAAGAACCAGAAAAATGGAATATAGAAGAAATATCCAATATACTTCAAGAAAATTTAAAACCATCATATTCACTTTTAATGATGATGAAAAATAGATTAATAGCGATTAGAGATCCACAAGGATATAGACCTTTATCAATATATGAAGATGAAAAAGGATATTATATATCTTCAGAGGATTGTGGATATAAATTTTTAAATGCTAATTATAAAAAGGTAAGAGACATAATGCCTGGAGAAACAATCGAAATAACATCAAATAAAATTCAAAAATATACTATAAAACAAAATAAAAAAACAAATTTTTGTTTTTTTGAACATGTATATTTTTCCAGACCAGATTCGAATGTATTTGGCATAAATGTTCATCAAATGCGTAAAAGACTTGGGGAAGAATGTGCATTACAAAATCCAGTAGATGCTGATATAGTTATTCCAGTTATGGACAGTGGATTATCAGCTGCAATCGGATATTCAAAAATGTCAGGAATACCATTAGATATGGGACTTATGCGTAACAGATATATAGGTAGAACTTTTATAAATCCAGTACAAAAAGATAGAGAAATAGGTGTTATAAGAAAATTAACCCCAATATTAGAAATAGTAAAGAATAAAAGAGTCATACTCGTTGATGATTCATTAGTAAGAGGAACAACTATGAAAAAAATAGTAAAAATATTGAGAGAAGCTAAAGCTGAAGAAGTACATGTGAGAATATCGAGTCCGAAAGTAATAAATGTTTGCAATTGGGGAGTTGATATACCAGATACTCAACAATTAATAGCTGCTAATAATGATTTAGAAAATATAAGAAAAATAATACAGGCAGATAGTATAGGTTATGTAAGTATAGAAGGAATAAAAAAAATATTAAACAATAATTTTAATAATTATTGTTTAAAGTGCTTTCAGAGGTGA
- a CDS encoding PEGA domain-containing protein, producing the protein MNYKKSVLSIFYLMILTLFSFSANIVIQGLKGTDIFINDVYNTTIQSEQTIIEIPEGNYNIKLKKSGFTDYEKNIQLQQNSYENLIAQQIPLTRIEFNLNIPQFTVEYEYQQTKINYELKNKDYIDIPYTVKSIKIMANEYNTLEVNLNSKPFLKTTITDELLKMGYIKINTTPEKSKVYYKNEYIGETPIIIEKEKIEDIYIEKEGYIREKIENYSNQGEMTINLNKGINLSIGSNPIETAVYIDGEYKGNTPYSSMLKKGKYTITLSKFGYKTKQMYINLEKEEDYNSYYITLESMFNEINIINAKEYEINIDGVYFGNGINKIYIDDSKHSFRALNKDKNINTVIGKNIKMIDLKRTSFINVVGSENEYINMLNKSLKSPSFFNLNLISNEQPVSIKTISNNYIVNAKPGESSDLFTKEDKAMLIISSNNPNTSFYINGDYVNAQDAINKIVNPGTYNIKANFANMSEIINVDIKDNEIKYINFNFKYDIPVKIKSDTGIKVNDKNYTNIPELFYLNMGANKIEYKNEKIIIFIYEPQYIDLTSLN; encoded by the coding sequence ATGAACTATAAGAAGTCTGTTTTAAGTATATTTTATTTGATGATTTTAACTCTTTTTTCATTTTCGGCAAATATAGTAATTCAGGGATTAAAAGGGACAGACATCTTTATAAATGATGTATATAATACTACAATACAATCAGAACAAACAATAATAGAAATACCAGAAGGAAACTATAATATAAAACTAAAAAAATCTGGTTTTACTGATTATGAAAAAAATATACAATTACAACAAAATTCATATGAAAATTTAATTGCTCAACAAATACCACTTACAAGAATAGAATTTAATTTGAATATTCCTCAATTTACAGTTGAATATGAGTATCAGCAAACAAAAATTAATTATGAATTAAAAAACAAAGATTATATAGATATTCCTTACACTGTAAAATCTATAAAAATAATGGCGAATGAATACAATACTCTTGAAGTAAATTTAAATTCAAAACCATTTTTAAAAACGACAATAACGGATGAATTGTTAAAAATGGGATATATAAAAATCAATACAACTCCAGAGAAATCAAAAGTTTATTATAAAAATGAATATATTGGAGAAACACCTATTATAATAGAAAAAGAAAAAATAGAAGATATATATATAGAGAAAGAAGGTTATATAAGAGAAAAAATAGAAAATTATTCAAATCAAGGAGAAATGACTATAAATTTAAACAAAGGAATAAATTTAAGTATAGGAAGTAATCCAATTGAAACTGCAGTTTATATAGATGGTGAATATAAAGGGAATACTCCATATTCATCTATGTTGAAAAAAGGAAAATATACAATAACCCTTTCAAAATTTGGGTATAAAACAAAACAAATGTATATAAATCTTGAAAAAGAGGAAGATTATAATTCTTATTATATTACATTGGAAAGTATGTTCAATGAAATAAATATAATAAATGCTAAAGAATATGAAATAAATATAGATGGTGTTTATTTTGGAAATGGAATAAATAAAATATATATAGATGATTCTAAGCATTCATTCAGAGCTTTAAATAAAGATAAAAATATAAATACAGTAATTGGTAAAAATATAAAGATGATAGACTTAAAAAGAACATCTTTCATAAATGTTGTAGGTTCAGAAAATGAATATATAAATATGTTAAATAAGTCTTTAAAATCACCATCATTTTTTAATTTAAATTTGATTTCAAATGAACAACCTGTAAGCATAAAAACAATTTCAAATAATTATATAGTAAATGCAAAACCTGGAGAATCTTCTGATCTATTCACAAAAGAAGATAAAGCAATGTTGATAATAAGTTCTAATAATCCAAATACATCCTTTTATATAAATGGAGATTATGTAAATGCTCAAGATGCTATAAATAAAATTGTAAATCCTGGAACATACAATATAAAAGCTAATTTTGCAAATATGAGTGAAATAATTAATGTTGATATAAAAGATAATGAAATAAAATATATAAACTTTAATTTTAAATATGATATACCTGTAAAAATAAAGTCCGATACGGGTATAAAAGTAAATGACAAAAATTATACGAATATACCAGAATTATTTTATTTAAATATGGGGGCAAACAAAATAGAATACAAAAATGAAAAAATAATCATTTTTATTTATGAACCTCAATATATAGACTTAACATCATTAAATTAA